One genomic segment of Pseudobacteroides sp. includes these proteins:
- a CDS encoding 4Fe-4S binding protein → MKRRIIIFIILFAILSIISVAGMVYAATKCPLEIENDPYPGKCGLYVDDDGDKICDLSEIAPAKVVQSPTPKPTEIAKTPATTKNKANTSQAAVRKTPVPSKALVNSTPTKKQQVSAVTESSNSKKPGAEPDNTASLATGKNTVSKIPESSSDVKPSNEVVNTTFKPGGSGKPAENQEHTQASVDAANESIKESKSRETFLSSFIEKMFSTRNLITLVFLSIASFLLFLQIKWRQFKWLRYVLLGTSLVYLGFVTGGCPSPIGSVQQIPIFFSSIVQGKALDWVVVLIVPIVFAIFFGRVYCGGVCPFGAVQEFVHKAGTKLRLNVQIKSGTDRILKNLRYIFLGGLFLLAIATGTAWLCRFDPFAALFNFNWTTITLVASVIMLIASFINSRPFCRYICPYGVLLALVSRAVLVFKMKKLITWCKNCTICEKSCPTGAISRGIISESECIRCGECIDVCPVKEHKDRDVKDTAVEKVPSM, encoded by the coding sequence ATGAAAAGAAGAATTATTATTTTTATTATTTTATTTGCTATTTTATCTATAATATCAGTAGCAGGTATGGTCTATGCGGCAACTAAATGTCCCCTGGAAATCGAGAATGACCCATACCCTGGAAAATGTGGGCTGTATGTGGATGACGATGGGGATAAGATTTGTGACCTCTCCGAGATTGCACCGGCTAAAGTAGTTCAATCGCCAACACCCAAGCCAACGGAAATTGCCAAAACTCCAGCAACTACCAAGAATAAGGCTAATACCTCACAAGCCGCTGTGAGGAAGACACCGGTACCTTCAAAAGCGTTGGTAAATTCTACACCGACAAAAAAGCAACAGGTATCAGCTGTCACTGAAAGCAGTAATTCGAAAAAGCCGGGGGCAGAACCTGATAATACTGCATCTTTGGCTACAGGGAAAAACACTGTTTCTAAGATTCCTGAAAGTTCATCAGATGTAAAGCCTTCAAATGAAGTTGTAAACACTACTTTCAAGCCGGGGGGGAGCGGGAAACCTGCTGAAAATCAAGAACATACACAAGCTTCAGTTGATGCTGCAAATGAGAGTATAAAGGAAAGCAAATCAAGAGAAACTTTCCTGAGTAGCTTTATAGAAAAAATGTTCAGTACAAGGAATCTTATTACTTTGGTTTTCCTTTCTATAGCATCATTCCTACTGTTTTTACAGATAAAATGGAGGCAGTTTAAATGGCTACGTTATGTTTTATTAGGGACAAGCCTTGTTTATCTTGGGTTTGTCACGGGGGGGTGTCCATCACCTATAGGGTCTGTACAGCAGATTCCAATATTCTTTTCCAGCATTGTGCAGGGGAAGGCCCTTGATTGGGTTGTAGTTCTTATAGTGCCTATTGTGTTTGCCATATTTTTTGGAAGGGTTTACTGCGGAGGTGTCTGTCCTTTTGGGGCAGTTCAGGAATTTGTTCATAAAGCAGGTACAAAGCTTAGGCTCAATGTGCAGATAAAGTCGGGCACCGACAGAATACTAAAAAATCTCAGGTACATTTTCCTTGGAGGACTTTTTTTATTAGCAATTGCAACAGGTACTGCGTGGTTATGTAGGTTTGATCCTTTTGCAGCTTTATTTAACTTCAATTGGACCACCATAACATTAGTGGCTTCAGTGATAATGCTTATAGCCTCATTCATAAATTCAAGGCCTTTTTGCAGGTATATTTGTCCCTATGGGGTATTGCTGGCTTTAGTGTCAAGAGCAGTACTTGTCTTCAAGATGAAAAAACTCATTACATGGTGCAAAAATTGTACCATTTGTGAAAAATCATGTCCGACAGGAGCAATAAGCAGGGGGATTATAAGTGAGTCGGAGTGTATAAGGTGTGGAGAATGTATTGATGTGTGTCCTGTTAAAGAACACAAAGATAGGGATGTTAAGGATACGGCTGTAGAAAAGGTTCCTTCAATGTAA
- a CDS encoding S-layer homology domain-containing protein — protein sequence MKKVLPVLILSLILVIGAMVSASEPCPANCSGTGCNLYADVNSSGICDVALADTVTQATPTPCPANCKGKGCNLYTDAGGNGICDLSAADKGVQEKPTAKPIATPCPANCKGKGCALYTDASGNGVCDLSVADKGMVVKPTATVPSALVTFKDIANHWSKNYVERLAGSKILSGYPDGTIKPDLEINRIEAVVLVLKAAGVKPVHKDGANFADKSSIPAWSMDYIEAAVENKIITADKNVQFKPMGKISRQELAVILVKAFGLDEESVQGAKFKDISSISDMAKKCICIASDLKIISGYPDNTFKPDKNVLRAETFTMIARALDLQAQTL from the coding sequence ATGAAAAAGGTTTTACCAGTATTAATCCTGTCACTTATTCTGGTGATAGGAGCAATGGTTTCTGCATCTGAGCCATGTCCTGCCAACTGCAGCGGGACTGGATGCAATCTGTATGCAGATGTCAATTCCAGCGGTATCTGTGATGTAGCACTTGCAGACACTGTCACACAGGCAACACCAACTCCGTGTCCAGCCAATTGCAAAGGCAAGGGATGTAACCTCTACACCGATGCCGGCGGCAACGGTATCTGCGATCTTTCAGCTGCTGATAAGGGAGTACAAGAAAAACCAACTGCAAAGCCAATTGCAACACCATGCCCGGCAAACTGTAAAGGCAAGGGATGTGCCCTCTACACTGATGCCAGCGGAAATGGAGTTTGTGATCTTTCTGTGGCTGATAAGGGTATGGTTGTAAAGCCAACAGCAACCGTACCTTCTGCTTTGGTAACGTTTAAGGATATTGCCAATCACTGGTCAAAAAACTATGTTGAAAGGCTTGCAGGCAGCAAAATATTGAGTGGTTACCCTGATGGTACAATAAAGCCCGATCTTGAAATAAACCGTATTGAAGCAGTCGTGCTTGTTCTGAAAGCTGCAGGGGTAAAGCCCGTTCACAAGGATGGAGCCAATTTTGCGGACAAGTCATCCATTCCTGCGTGGTCTATGGACTATATTGAAGCTGCTGTTGAGAATAAAATAATAACAGCTGACAAAAATGTTCAATTCAAGCCAATGGGCAAAATATCAAGACAAGAATTGGCAGTGATACTTGTTAAGGCATTCGGACTGGATGAAGAAAGTGTTCAAGGGGCTAAATTTAAAGATATATCAAGCATATCCGACATGGCGAAAAAATGTATTTGTATCGCCTCCGATCTAAAAATTATATCAGGGTATCCTGACAATACATTTAAGCCTGACAAAAACGTTTTACGTGCTGAAACCTTTACCATGATAGCAAGGGCTTTAGATTTGCAGGCTCAAACATTATAA
- a CDS encoding glutaredoxin family protein: protein MNITVYSTPTCPWCTRVKDYLKDKEVGFKEVDVSKDRESAMEMINKSGQRGVPVIDIDGNIIVGFDQAAIDNLLK, encoded by the coding sequence ATGAACATTACAGTTTATTCAACACCTACATGCCCATGGTGTACCAGAGTTAAGGATTATTTGAAAGATAAGGAAGTTGGATTTAAAGAGGTTGATGTTTCAAAAGATCGGGAATCAGCAATGGAAATGATTAACAAATCCGGACAAAGAGGAGTACCGGTAATTGATATTGATGGGAACATCATTGTAGGTTTTGATCAGGCAGCTATTGATAACCTTTTGAAATAA
- a CDS encoding DEAD/DEAH box helicase, producing the protein MIELFNSLNMDQSIVTALKKQNITVPTDVQRKVIPEVLKNKDLIVRSQTGTGKTLAYLIPIFEKLKESKDLHTIILVPTHELAAQVHKQIEFLSQNSDIKARSALIIGNVNIERQIVKLREKPQVIVGSAGRILELIKKRKITAHTVKSIIIDEADRLMLENTLEDVKAIVKATLRERQIMMFSATISTLTVKKAEEIMKEPEYIEVEEVIAVPDTIQHLYFVAEERDKVDMLRKLLRTINPERAIIFASKSDEIEIILSKLLYHKFNVHAIHGANVKLDRKKALDDFKSGKVQILLASDIAARGLDISDITHVFNLNAPEDPKAYVHRVGRTGRAGKSGVAVSIVSPKELLTIKSYKNSLKINIEEKALYEGKIIEPSKRKTFRKAPRKTTQRHPKR; encoded by the coding sequence GTGATTGAATTATTTAACAGCTTGAATATGGATCAGTCCATAGTCACAGCACTAAAAAAGCAAAACATAACTGTTCCTACAGATGTACAAAGAAAGGTTATTCCGGAGGTTTTAAAAAACAAGGATCTGATAGTACGGTCCCAGACAGGTACAGGTAAGACCTTAGCTTACCTTATACCAATTTTTGAGAAGCTAAAAGAATCAAAGGACCTTCATACCATTATCCTTGTACCTACACATGAGCTTGCGGCACAGGTTCACAAGCAGATTGAATTTTTATCCCAGAACTCCGACATCAAGGCACGGTCTGCCCTTATTATAGGAAACGTAAATATAGAAAGACAAATAGTTAAGCTTAGGGAAAAGCCCCAGGTTATCGTAGGCTCGGCCGGACGTATACTTGAGCTTATTAAAAAGAGAAAGATAACGGCACATACAGTAAAGTCAATAATAATTGATGAAGCTGACAGGCTCATGCTTGAGAATACACTTGAAGATGTTAAGGCTATCGTAAAGGCCACATTGCGAGAAAGACAGATAATGATGTTTTCCGCTACAATCTCCACACTAACCGTAAAAAAGGCGGAGGAGATCATGAAAGAACCTGAATATATTGAAGTTGAGGAAGTCATTGCCGTCCCTGATACAATCCAGCATTTATATTTTGTTGCCGAGGAGCGGGACAAGGTTGACATGCTGAGAAAGCTTCTTAGGACAATAAACCCTGAAAGGGCAATTATTTTCGCAAGCAAAAGCGATGAAATAGAAATTATTTTATCAAAGCTTCTTTATCACAAATTTAACGTTCATGCCATTCACGGAGCTAACGTTAAACTAGATAGAAAAAAGGCATTGGATGATTTTAAATCCGGGAAGGTACAGATATTACTTGCATCCGATATCGCTGCTAGAGGGCTTGATATTAGCGATATTACACATGTTTTCAACCTCAATGCCCCCGAGGATCCCAAAGCCTATGTACATAGGGTCGGCAGGACAGGGAGAGCAGGAAAAAGCGGCGTGGCAGTGTCTATCGTCTCCCCTAAGGAACTATTGACAATTAAAAGTTACAAGAATTCTTTAAAAATAAACATTGAAGAAAAGGCACTCTATGAAGGCAAAATAATTGAACCGTCAAAGAGAAAAACTTTCAGGAAGGCACCAAGGAAAACCACCCAAAGACATCCAAAAAGATAA
- a CDS encoding 4Fe-4S binding protein: MNKILTNQNNVSPIMKFDFRICLLTCFTAVVFLFVLAWDIDISGLSVTKAISIISVWSFFLFIFIMMLKTGNTHKFRSIAFFSLGFMFAAGLILNFNHYVKTDLSGTNDNLVRIDDVAEAVIYTMNLPGKTKGILFFAFMFLLVWGGATFAFGRGFCSWICPAGGTDDKLSSFIKNPYIKVLDKKWLNLPFAILIVIALLLFGKVIPTTHCAKNCPSKNIIHAAAIPVSSFLGVLAILSIAFIALAIVLPLLTGKRTMCSFICPIGRIQSLLSKIGLVRLAVKKDKCTRCNKCISVCTSFGISESENDGLKISDMCTKCMRCHDSCPSSAISLQIQDEKISNLYFIYPAYMFMVVFGIRMMANSVYCILNLFV; the protein is encoded by the coding sequence ATGAATAAGATTCTTACCAATCAAAATAACGTTTCACCCATTATGAAATTTGATTTTAGAATATGCCTGTTAACCTGCTTTACCGCAGTTGTTTTCCTGTTTGTACTTGCGTGGGATATTGATATATCAGGCTTAAGCGTAACAAAAGCCATATCAATTATCAGTGTTTGGTCTTTTTTCCTTTTTATTTTTATAATGATGCTGAAAACCGGTAATACACATAAATTCAGGAGCATTGCATTCTTTAGTTTAGGTTTTATGTTTGCAGCAGGTTTAATATTAAATTTCAACCACTATGTAAAAACCGATTTATCAGGTACAAATGATAATTTAGTAAGAATTGATGATGTAGCAGAGGCTGTAATATACACTATGAATTTGCCTGGAAAAACAAAGGGAATTCTTTTCTTTGCTTTTATGTTTCTGCTTGTATGGGGAGGAGCAACCTTCGCTTTCGGAAGAGGGTTTTGTAGCTGGATATGCCCTGCCGGAGGAACAGATGATAAGCTTTCAAGCTTTATAAAAAATCCATACATTAAGGTGCTGGATAAGAAGTGGCTCAATTTGCCCTTTGCAATTTTGATCGTCATAGCTTTGCTTTTATTCGGTAAGGTGATTCCTACAACCCATTGTGCTAAGAATTGTCCTTCAAAGAATATCATTCATGCAGCTGCAATTCCTGTAAGCTCATTTTTGGGAGTACTGGCTATATTAAGCATTGCTTTTATTGCACTTGCAATTGTCCTGCCTCTTCTGACAGGAAAAAGAACTATGTGCTCGTTTATATGTCCTATAGGAAGGATTCAATCTCTGTTATCCAAAATCGGTTTAGTAAGGCTGGCTGTGAAAAAGGATAAATGCACCAGGTGTAATAAATGCATAAGTGTATGCACAAGCTTTGGGATATCAGAATCTGAAAATGATGGCTTAAAAATAAGCGATATGTGTACCAAATGTATGAGATGTCATGATAGTTGCCCATCTTCTGCTATTTCACTGCAGATACAGGATGAAAAAATATCCAATTTGTATTTCATTTATCCTGCCTATATGTTTATGGTAGTCTTTGGAATCAGAATGATGGCAAACTCTGTATATTGCATATTAAATTTATTTGTTTAG
- the trxB gene encoding thioredoxin-disulfide reductase, with the protein MVHCDVLIIGAGPAGLTAAIYAARSKLHTVVIDTSLPGGQVASTFHIANYPGTNGVIRGIDLMENMKKQALDFGAQIDDMQSIKSIDFTGEEKYIKTDTNDYYAKSVIIATGAEPRKLPVESERQFRGRGIHYCATCDGALYVDANVIVVGGGTSAVEESLFLTRYAKSITIINRSGQFKASRSSVDEVLKNPQIKVLWNTEIKDVSGENFVQKVVFHNKETGETTEMDTDGIFVYIGMEPNVSLFKGILNISEYGYIITDNNMSTNVPGVFAAGDIRDKEIRQISTAVGDGTIAGIMAERFIGNKLA; encoded by the coding sequence ATTGTTCACTGCGACGTACTTATTATAGGTGCAGGACCTGCGGGCCTAACTGCGGCTATTTATGCTGCCAGAAGCAAGCTCCACACAGTTGTAATAGACACAAGTCTTCCGGGAGGGCAGGTTGCCTCAACCTTCCATATAGCCAACTATCCGGGGACAAATGGTGTTATACGAGGCATTGATCTTATGGAAAACATGAAAAAACAGGCTCTTGACTTTGGTGCACAGATTGACGATATGCAGAGCATAAAGAGTATCGACTTCACAGGCGAAGAAAAGTATATAAAAACCGACACCAACGATTATTATGCCAAAAGCGTAATAATTGCAACAGGAGCGGAGCCCAGAAAACTACCTGTGGAAAGCGAGCGTCAGTTCAGAGGCCGCGGTATACACTACTGTGCCACATGTGACGGTGCACTCTATGTCGATGCCAATGTAATAGTTGTCGGTGGAGGAACCTCGGCAGTTGAAGAGTCTTTATTTCTTACAAGGTACGCAAAAAGTATTACAATTATTAACAGATCAGGCCAGTTTAAAGCATCACGTTCATCAGTTGATGAGGTGCTGAAAAATCCTCAGATAAAGGTATTATGGAATACCGAAATTAAGGATGTTTCCGGTGAAAACTTTGTTCAAAAGGTGGTTTTTCATAACAAGGAAACGGGAGAAACTACAGAAATGGATACAGACGGAATATTCGTGTATATAGGCATGGAGCCTAATGTATCCCTTTTTAAAGGCATATTAAACATATCGGAATATGGCTATATTATAACAGACAACAATATGTCTACCAATGTACCGGGTGTATTTGCTGCCGGTGATATCCGCGATAAGGAAATACGCCAGATATCCACAGCCGTAGGTGATGGAACCATTGCAGGTATTATGGCTGAAAGGTTTATCGGCAATAAGCTAGCATAA
- a CDS encoding sulfite exporter TauE/SafE family protein, with protein MNGNGFFLGLANGTVCLAYCSPVLVPYLLAEGNNIRFNFLHMGQFLLGRFVGYTIFGIMSWIASQLLLSKLQDSSIVFGILYLLFAVMMFFYGLSNTHKNCSAKKMNGFTAKLSNRMPFLVPFIFGLITGINLCPPLLLVFTEAMSKSSLVNSLLFFITFFAGTMIYFIPLPLLGLFSNFKHLKTIGKMAALLMSFYYLYIGIITIGGII; from the coding sequence ATGAATGGTAACGGATTTTTTCTGGGACTTGCCAATGGAACGGTATGCCTTGCCTACTGTTCACCTGTGCTGGTCCCATATTTGCTTGCTGAAGGAAACAATATAAGATTTAACTTTTTACATATGGGGCAGTTCCTTCTTGGCAGATTTGTGGGATATACAATATTTGGAATAATGTCGTGGATTGCATCTCAGTTGCTTTTAAGCAAGCTACAGGATAGTAGCATAGTATTTGGTATATTATACTTATTATTTGCTGTAATGATGTTCTTCTACGGGCTATCTAACACTCATAAAAATTGTTCTGCGAAAAAAATGAACGGCTTTACAGCCAAGCTTTCAAATAGGATGCCATTTCTTGTCCCATTTATTTTCGGACTTATAACAGGTATAAATCTATGTCCTCCATTATTGCTTGTATTCACGGAAGCTATGAGTAAAAGCAGTTTGGTTAACAGCCTGTTGTTCTTTATAACATTTTTTGCAGGGACAATGATTTACTTTATTCCACTGCCTCTTTTAGGGTTATTTTCAAACTTCAAGCACCTAAAGACCATTGGCAAGATGGCTGCTTTATTAATGAGCTTTTATTATCTTTATATCGGAATTATTACGATTGGAGGAATAATATAG
- a CDS encoding ABC-F family ATP-binding cassette domain-containing protein, whose protein sequence is MNILSAEGISKSYSEKILFNDISLGINEGEKIGLIGINGVGKSTLLKVIAGVETSDTGRIIKGSGVRIGYLSQNPDLKKGMTVLSQVFDGDTPVMKLISEYHYTLHKFNENSDSQLEKRLLSLTQSMDAMGAWEMESEAKTILTKLGVYDFEADVGTLSGGQRKRVALAGVLINPVDLIILDEPTNHLDNDTVDWLENFLNNRKGALLMITHDRYFLDRVANRVIELDNGNLYSYEANYTKFLELKAEREELIQSSERKRQSLLRKELEWIRRGAKARSTKQKARIDRFEKLSEQQGSTLSGNIEIMVGSSRLGRKIIEMENVSKGFSNIRLINNFSYILKRDDRIGIIGPNGMGKTTLMKIISDRLKPDSGNISYGETVKIGYFSQENEEMDHSLRVIDYIRQTAEYITTKEGKISASQMLETFLFPPSVQWTPISKLSGGEKRRLYLLNVLMAEPNVLLLDEPTNDLDIQTLTILESYLDEFPGAVITVSHDRYFLDRIVNNIFAFEGNGLIKQFTSNYSEYQSYKKESLSETKSISQNNEKNKEKNYNETVKDKPLKLSFKEQKEFEQIDDEIASLEEAIKNTTCKIEVESSNFELLPKLLSEKEALEKQLEEKIERWAYLNELVERINNNKKN, encoded by the coding sequence ATGAATATACTATCGGCAGAAGGAATTTCAAAAAGCTATAGCGAGAAGATCTTGTTTAACGATATATCATTGGGAATCAATGAAGGTGAAAAAATAGGGCTCATTGGCATAAATGGGGTTGGCAAGTCAACCCTGCTGAAAGTTATTGCCGGTGTTGAAACTTCAGATACAGGAAGGATTATAAAGGGAAGCGGTGTGCGGATCGGATACCTTTCCCAAAACCCTGACCTAAAAAAAGGCATGACTGTATTAAGTCAGGTATTTGATGGTGATACACCGGTAATGAAGCTTATTAGTGAATACCATTATACACTTCATAAATTTAATGAAAATTCCGATTCGCAATTGGAAAAGAGGCTTCTGTCACTTACCCAGAGCATGGATGCCATGGGTGCATGGGAAATGGAGAGCGAAGCTAAAACTATTCTTACCAAGCTTGGCGTATATGATTTTGAGGCTGATGTGGGCACACTCTCAGGGGGTCAGAGAAAAAGAGTAGCACTTGCCGGGGTTCTCATAAACCCAGTAGACCTCATCATTCTTGACGAGCCTACTAACCATCTGGATAATGACACTGTTGATTGGCTTGAGAATTTTCTTAACAACCGTAAAGGTGCCCTCCTTATGATAACCCATGACCGCTACTTTCTCGACAGGGTGGCCAACAGGGTTATTGAGCTTGATAACGGAAATCTGTACAGCTATGAAGCAAACTACACCAAGTTCTTAGAGCTTAAGGCTGAAAGGGAAGAGCTTATTCAATCCTCCGAACGAAAACGCCAAAGCCTTCTTAGAAAGGAATTGGAATGGATACGCAGAGGTGCAAAAGCACGTTCAACCAAACAAAAGGCTCGTATAGACAGGTTTGAGAAGCTTTCGGAGCAGCAGGGCAGCACCTTATCCGGCAACATTGAGATTATGGTTGGTTCCTCCCGTCTGGGAAGAAAAATAATTGAGATGGAAAATGTAAGCAAGGGTTTTTCCAACATAAGACTTATAAACAATTTCAGTTATATTTTAAAAAGAGATGACAGGATTGGTATAATAGGCCCAAACGGAATGGGCAAAACAACTCTCATGAAAATCATTTCCGACAGGCTGAAGCCTGACAGCGGAAACATAAGCTATGGTGAAACAGTAAAAATAGGCTATTTCTCACAGGAAAACGAGGAAATGGACCACAGCTTGAGAGTTATTGACTATATACGGCAAACAGCAGAATATATAACAACTAAGGAGGGAAAGATTTCTGCATCCCAGATGCTTGAAACATTTCTATTTCCTCCAAGTGTGCAGTGGACTCCTATTTCAAAGCTTTCAGGAGGAGAAAAGAGGCGGCTTTATTTACTCAATGTCCTAATGGCTGAACCCAATGTTCTCTTATTGGATGAGCCCACAAACGATTTGGACATACAAACCCTTACAATTCTGGAAAGCTATCTTGACGAATTCCCGGGAGCAGTTATTACCGTATCTCATGACAGATATTTTCTTGACCGTATAGTAAATAACATTTTTGCATTTGAAGGCAATGGTTTAATAAAACAGTTTACCAGCAATTATTCAGAGTACCAGAGTTATAAAAAGGAATCCTTATCCGAAACAAAAAGCATTAGCCAGAACAATGAAAAAAACAAGGAAAAGAATTATAATGAAACCGTTAAAGATAAGCCCCTTAAGCTGTCTTTCAAAGAACAGAAGGAATTTGAACAGATTGACGACGAAATAGCTTCTTTAGAAGAAGCCATAAAAAATACCACGTGCAAAATCGAAGTAGAATCCAGCAATTTCGAGCTTCTTCCAAAGCTTCTTTCAGAAAAGGAAGCCCTCGAAAAGCAGCTTGAAGAGAAAATAGAGCGTTGGGCATATCTAAACGAGTTGGTGGAAAGAATTAATAACAACAAGAAGAACTAA